From a single Entelurus aequoreus isolate RoL-2023_Sb linkage group LG12, RoL_Eaeq_v1.1, whole genome shotgun sequence genomic region:
- the LOC133661538 gene encoding uncharacterized protein LOC133661538 — translation MIKHGMDVQRQAVQFLNPGQIPVTAFDQPLFALAKLVQWKWPNTHGERVHVVMLGGLHTEMALWNTLGDLLEGSGWTTALIEAEVASSGMAESFLKAAHLTRTRHAHQVTVLTLHNLQQEAFRVSAGPKDEESFMAWRNNMLKKSPTFMFWDLIMRYETLILIFIRAHREQNFLLYVEVLEELAPLFFALDHVNYSRWLPVHIRDMKSLPDSIKDEFEKNSHWVLSKTSNRFSAIPLDQAHEQENKNVKGSGGAVGLTENPTAFRRWMLTGPEMARLIKEFEEEYLQDDKESFQHHEQGLGTQKTFQRQVNSLSDTIRRMGNPFLDVFEELVTLDSRNCADKLVANTMLILEDTGKRQYQEFVKKVLDERTQSIHDPIKRNSLAVFRQPRRKTMSKDGKKIKVLQNNVALFGQLYVAMQSRESNLDEFFTHEVQSFPPSLSDFGKLHLTGTKSDLLQCLEQPAQSEPPSTYDFKVLDGAVIVHCLPTIRVSTFDAYANEVFIPYLQKQLQDAKRLDVVWDTYIPDSLKESTREKRGRGVRRKVSGPTKLPGNWMDFLRDPINKKELFDFLTSKIQEFSWPPTKAVYVTSGQAVSGQAFGSTSMMDCCNHEEADTRIVVHLQCALKEGAKTVLVRTVDTDVIVILAGLFYDLVVLQPLTDIWVAFGMGKRFRYYHINHICKSLGEPKSQGLLMFHAYSGCDTTSAFNGKGKKSAWRAWQAYDAATETFMYLAKHPFQELKVDSEHFQTLERLTVILYNRSSPLNSISQTRKELFCQDSRPMERLPPTQDALLQHVKRAVFQAGIWATSTDTQQVIPSPKDFGWTKDETGSWVPVWITIPEVSIACRELIKCSCKGDCSSCKCSNANIDCSPLCKCNCCK, via the coding sequence ATGATTAAGCATGGCATGGATGTTCAGAGACAGGCTGTTCAATTTCTCAATCCAGGACAGATCCCTGTCACTGCATTTGATCAGCCTCTGTTTGCTCTGGCTAAGCTTGTACAATGGAAATGGCCGAACACCCATGGTGAAAGAGTTCATGTAGTTATGCTGGGAGGATTACACACAGAGATGGCTCTCTGGAATACACTTGGCGATCTCCTAGAGGGCTCTGGTTGGACGACAGCACTGATTGAAGCAGAAGTGGCATCAAGTGGCATGGCTGAGTCGTTTCTGAAAGCAGCACACCTAACACGAACCAGGCATGCACACCAGGTCACTGTCTTGACACTGCACAATCTACAACAGGAGGCTTTCAGGGTTAGTGCAGGCCCCAAAGATGAAGAGTCCTTCATGGCTTGGAGAAACAACATGCTGAAGAAGAGTCCGACGTTCATGTTCTGGGATCTGATCATGAGATATGAAACCCTCATTCTCATCTTCATAAGGGCACACAGAGAGCAGAATTTCCTACTGTATGTAGAAGTGCTTGAAGAACTGGCCCCTCTATTCTTTGCCTTGGACCATGTGAACTATTCAAGATGGTTGCCTGTCCATatcagggacatgaagtctttgcCCGACTCTATCAAGGACGAGTTTGAGAAGAATTCTCACTGGGTTCTTTCAAAGACATCTAACAGGTTTTCTGCAATCCCACTGGACCAAGCTCATGAACAAGAGAACAAGAATGTGAAAGGTTCAGGTGGTGCGGTTGGCCTCACAGAAAATCCAACTGCCTTCAGAAGATGGATGCTCACAGGCCCAGAAATGGCAAGATTGATAAAGGAATTTGAAGAGGAATATCTCCAAGATGACAAAGAGAGCTTCCAGCACCATGAGCAGGGTCTTGGCACACAGAAGACATTCCAGAGACAGGTCAACAGTCTGTCAGATACCATAAGGCGTATGGGAAACCCTTTCCTGGATGTCTTCGAGGAACTTGTGACTCTTGATAGTCGCAACTGCGCAGATAAATTAGTCGCAAATACCATGCTCATCCTGGAGGACACAGGGAAGAGACAATATCAGGAGTTTGTCAAGAAGGTGCTTGATGAACGCACACAATCTATCCATGATCCGATTAAAAGGAATTCCTTGGCAGTCTTCAGGCAACCTAGACGCAAGACAATGTCTAAAGATGGGAAAAAGATTAAAGTGCTTCAGAACAACGTGGCACTCTTTGGCCAGCTATATGTAGCTATGCAGAGCCGTGAGAGTAATTTGGATGAATTCTTTACACATGAGGTGCAGTCCTTCCCTCCATCTCTCTCAGACTTTGGAAAACTTCATCTGACAGGCACCAAATCAGACCTGCTACAATGTCTTGAGCAGCCAGCACAATCAGAGCCACCCTCAACCTATGACTTCAAAGTCCTAGATGGGGCAGTAATTGTCCACTGCCTGCCCACTATTAGAGTGAGCACGTTTGATGCTTATGCAAATGAGGTTTTCATCCCCTACCTGCAGAAGCAGCTGCAGGATGCAAAACGATTGGATGTTGTATGGGACACGTACATCCCTGACAGCTTGAAGGAGTCCACCCGAGAAAAAAGAGGACGTGGTGTTCGCAGGAAAGTGTCAGGCCCGACAAAGTTGCCAGGCAACTGGATGGACTTTCTTCGCGACCCAATCAACAAGAAGGAGTTGTTTGATTTCTTGACATCCAAGATCCAAGAGTTCAGCTGGCCACCAACCAAAGCTGTGTATGTCACATCGGGGCAAGCGGTGTCAGGACAAGCTTTTGGTTCCACTAGCATGATGGACTGTTGCAACCATGAGGAGGCAGACACAAGGATAGTGGTCCATCTACAATGCGCATTGAAGGAGGGAGCAAAGACAGTTCTTGTGCGAACTGTGGACACTGATGTCATCGTGATCCTTGCTGGTTTATTTTATGATTTGGTGGTGCTTCAACCATTGACTGACATCTGGGTGGCTTTTGGCATGGGAAAAAGGTTCAGATATTACCACATAAACCACATCTGCAAAAGCCTGGGGGAACCCAAATCACAAGGTCTGCTTATGTTCCACGCATATTCAGGTTGTGACACAACATCTGCATTTAACGGAAAAGGCAAGAAGTCAGCTTGGAGGGCCTGGCAAGCCTATGATGCTGCTACAGAAACATTTATGTATCTGGCAAAGCATCCATTCCAGGAACTAAAAGTTGACTCTGAGCATTTCCAGACACTTGAGAGGCTGACTGTGATCCTGTACAACAGATCCAGTCCTTTGAACTCCATCAGTCAAACAAGGAAGGAACTCTTCTGTCAAGACAGTCGGCCGATGGAGAGATTACCTCCCACGCAGGATGCCCTACTCCAGCATGTAAAACGGGCTGTGTTTCAGGCAGGAATCTGGGCAACCAGCACAGACACACAGCAAGTGATTCCTTCTCCAAAGGACTTTGGATGGACCAAGGACGAAACAGGGTCATGGGTTCCAGTTTGGATAACCATTCCCGAGGTCTCCATTGCCTGCAGAGAGCTGATAAAATGCTCATGTAAAGGTGACTGTTCCAGCTGTAAATGCAGCAATGCTAATATTGACTGTTCTCCACTTTGCAAATGCAACTGCTGCAAATAG